CCTGTTGAAAAAAGGGGCTTGTCATAAAAGAATTAGGACAATCTGGGATATAACAAAATTAAAAGAAATATATACAAGCTATTATGCTATGCAGACTGGATAAAACATACAGAAGAACCGATACAACAGATATATATAATTTGAGGAGACTCGTCTATGCTTGAGAAAATGGTGGATTTTTTCGATAACCGCTTAGATGAATACGATAAACACCAATTAACCTGTATTGAGTCAGCGCAGGAATTTTATCCGTTTACAGCTGAATGTCTCCCTAAGGAACCACGAACCCATATTCTTGATTTGGGCTGTGGTACTGGATTGGAACTAGAAGAATATTTTAAGATCAACCCTACCGCCAAAGTAACGGGCATTGACCTTGCACCCGGAATGTTAAGCGTATTAAAAGCAAAGTTTCCCGAAAAGGATATTAAATTGGTTTTGGGCTCATACTTTGACATTCCATTCGGATGCGAAGTATTTGACGCCGCTGTATCTGTGGAGTCACTTCACCATTTTTCTAAAGAGGAAAAAATACCGCTTTATGCAAAATTACATAAATCACTAAAGAAAACGGGCTATTTTATTTTGACGGATTATTTTTCATTATCTGATGAAGAGGAAGAGTTGCACAGGAATGAACTGCTTCACCTAAAGCAGCTGCAAAAAATTAATGATAATGAGTTTTATCACTATGATACCCCATTAACTGTAGAGCATGAGATGGAAGCACTACAGGCTGCGGGTTTTTCTTCAATAAAAATACTGAAAAACTGGGGTCAAACCTTTATTCTTAAGGCATACAAATAACACCGATTTCTAATTTAAGGCGTTTCGCCATTTGTGGGGAGGAATTCTCCGATTGCATTAACCAAATGCGGATTTAAGCAAAATGCCAGAAAAATTTTTTCGAAGGTGGCTTTATGTATTTAAAAATTGCACTGCTTCAGTTATTGCCAATGGAAACTATTAAAGATAATCTGCAAAAAGGAATTGAGGCCTGCAGAGAAGCGAAAAAACGCGAAGCAGATATTGCACTGTTCCCTGAGATGTGGAATGATGGATATGATATACCTGAGGACCTTAATGAATTAAAAAGAAAATCCATATCGGTGGAAAGCGATTTTGTAAAGCAGTTCCAAAGCCTTGCGCGGGAACTAAAAATGGCTATCGGCGTTACATTTCTGGAGTCATTTAATCCGCTTCCGAAAAACACAGTTTGTATATTCGATATGTATGGGAATTTGGTTCTGAATTACGCAAAAGTACATACCTGTGAATTTGGTGATGAAGCAAGGCTCAGCAAAGGTGAAGATTTTTATGTAGCGGACCTTGAGACCGGTAAAGGAATCATCAAAGTAGGAGCAATGATCTGCTATGATAGGGAGATGCCAGAAAGTGCAAGGATCTTAATGCTTAAAGGTGCTGAATTGGTTCTTGTACCAAATGCATGTCCAATGGAGATTAACCGATTGTCACAGTTAAGAGCGAGAGCCTATGAGAATATGATGGCTATTGCAACTTGCAACTACCCCGCTGGAAAACCTGACTGCAACGGCCATTCTACCCTTTTTGATGGAGTTGCATATCTGCCCGACCGCCCGGGGTCAAGAGATATGTGTATTCTTGAAGCCGGCGAAGAAGAAGGAATATATATTGCAGAACTTGACGTTGATATGCTCAGGAAATACCGAGAAACAGAGGTTCACGGAAATGCGTATCGGCGCCCGAGCAAATATAAAATGCTCATTGACGAAGATGTAAAGTATCCTTTCATACGAAGTGACACGAGCAGGTAAATGTAAAAATTGGATTGAAGATAAGGGAAATGCCGCCTAAAAGCGGCATTTTTTATTGCAGTTTTCTAATGTTACAGGGTCTTTGCGTAAGTTTTTTGCTAATGTAGGCAATAATTTTTAAGTATTTTGTCAATATTTTAAATATTTGGTTGAAATGATGTTTCATTCGAGCTATAATTTAAAATAATAGGAATTTTATACAAATCAAGCAAAATGAGGCTAGTTAGATTTGTTTAATAAGCCGAAGCAAATAAAACGCGGTATTTCTTTTAATCCAATATATAACAAAAGGAAAGTGTATCGATATGTCAAAAAAAGCGTCAAAAAGTGAAAAAGTTAGAAAAGCGATAATCGAGAATTATAAAAAAGCTGAAAAGTCGTTTGTGTCACAGCTAAATTTTACTGTACCAAACCACCCACCAACTATCGGAGGATTTCGCGAAGAAATATGGAAGCAACTATTTGAACAAATTGTTCCAAAAAAATATGTAATTGAGCAGTCAGTATTCTTGATTGATTCGAATGAAAATGTTTCAAATGAAGTAGACCTTGCAATTTTTGATGAAATGTATACACCATATATTTTCCGAAAAGGTCGTATCAAATTCATACCGATTGAAGCTGTAGCGGCCGTAGTGCAATGCAAAAGCCAAAATGTGGAAATAGATGAAGACATTAAGAACATCAAAAAATGGTGCGATAGCATTAATAACTTGAATACGTCTGGTGATTCTATAACGAGATTGGCACAATTAATGAGTGTCGGACCTGCTAAATATCAAACAGGAACTCGACCAATAAAGATTTTATGCTCACTCCAAAAGCCGAGTAAAAAGCTTACGAAGAGTTTCGACATTTATATCATTGCTAATAAAAAACCACCAAGAATAAAAATCAAGATACCACATGAAGACGATTGGAATTTAGCAAACTGGCATGGCCAGTTAAATATGTGCGGGAATTCAAAAACAGAATTAAAATATCCAGAAGTAATGTATTCCAGAAAACTTTCTGATTACCAAGTAATTGATGAAAAGGGTCAGCTTGTTTCACTTTTAACATTGAATTTACAGCTCAATCAGCTTTTAATGCTCATAAATAATCCTATGTTTTTCCCGCATAAAGCTTATGCAGATATGTTCAATAGAAAAGGTAACGGAAAAGAGGATAAAAATGATGACGGAAATACCAATTAAAACACTTAAAGTGATCAGTCCAATGTTCAGTCACGGAAACAACGATAAACTTGAACCAAGGCCAACAGAACTAAAAGGACTTTTGCGCAATACATATCGGATTGCCAATCCGTATTTTGATAGCAAAACACTGTATCAGCATGAAGTGGAACGGTTCGGAGGACAACTAAAAGAAAACGGAGAAGAACTTGCAAAGCCCTCCCCATTAAGAATACAAATATTAGATTTGGATAGTAATAAAGAGAGTTGGTATGAGGAAAAATTTCTCTTATTTCATAAGAAAAGTCCCAAAAGATTATGCTATAAATTTGGAAAAGTATTTAATGTTAAATTTGAAACAACATACTCTTATTTGAAGCAATGGTATGAGGATTTGATCAATCTTGCGCTGCTTATCGGCGGGATTGGCAAACGTACACGTCGCGGCCGCGGCTGCATGACAACCGACGAACTGAGCAAAATTTCATATGAAGATTTGCCGGAGTATACTGTAAAACTTTTAAACAATGTGTGTGAAAAGAAGGCTTATGTTGTAAACGGCGAAAGAGACATCATCCTGCAAAATCCATCAGATAACGACAAACCAGACAATGATAGACCCTACATTAAAAAAATACATTTTGGCAGTCCACTACTGAAAAAAACAAAAGACTGTATAAAAGAATACTTGAAAAAAGTAGATTTCGCTTCACACAATACAAAATTAGATTTCCGTAATTCATATGTATTAGGCGATGTAGATAACGGTTTTCATTTTGCTTCTTCCGTTATTGTAAGCCTTGCAGAAGTTAATGAAGGAATTGTTCCGGTGTATACTTTTCTGAACTTCGTGCCTTCAAAAAAATTCGAAAACAAACCCAAAAATCAAAAAAATGGTTACAATCCAACAAAGAAACAGGATAATGAAAAAACGAAATGGGATAATATTCAAGATGCTTTCGTTGATAAAATCGAGAAAGGCGATGAAAAATGAAACAATATCTTCTTTCATTTACAATAGGCCCTGTCCAATCATTTATCGGGAATTCTCGTAAAATGCGGGATTTATACGCAGGGAGTTTTTTATTATCGTATTTAATAATACATACTTGCAACGCAGTCGATGCCCTGAAAACTGATATAGAGATTAAACGGCTTCTTCCTGTTTATAAAGAAAATGAAACACCGAATGTTCCAAACCGAATCTTGTTAAGAATTACATTCTCAGATGAACAGTGTTTAAAAGGTGAAAATTTTATCTGCAGCCGTTTGGACGGACTTGCTAAATTAATGGAAAAAGAAGTTCGGTCCGAATTTAAGGAAATCTATGAGTCTGTCTTTGAGAAATGTGAAATTAAACCTAATAAAAGTATCATAGCTCAGCTTAAAGATTTTCCGGAAGTATATTGGGCTTATCAGGAATGCAAAAATGTCGGTGGTAAAATAAGCAAAGACGACATTGAAAAAATCACCTCAAAATTGCAAGCTGCTAAAACTATAAGACCTTTTTCTCAGACTACTGAACCTGCAGGCAGAAAATGCTCTCTTTTCCCCGAATACAACGCCATATTTGTCAAGTATAAAGATGAGAAAAAGACGCAGCCAGAATTTTTATCTGAAGTAATAGAATTCGCCAACGAAGATAAATGGTTTTACGCATTGAAGCCCGGGGAAGGACTAAGCGCCCTTGCATTCATCAAACGTATGCTTTATTGCATTGCAGATAAAAAATTTCAGAAATATCAGTATAATACCAATATAATTTCTGTTGCATATATGCTCTTAAAGAATAGATTTGAAAATGACCCAGTTGTAGAAAATCTATTTAAATACCTGTCTGCAGAAGCGGCAGAAGCAGTATTTGACCGTCAAAACGGATTTGATTTATCTAAGAATACAGGAGAGTATACTTCTAAAGACGTAGATATAGCTAATGAGCTCATTAAATATTTAAATGGAGAAAAAATATCATCTTACTATGCCGTAGTCAAATTCGACGGCGATAACATTGGCAGTACTTACAGCAATTGTTCGGAAGAGCAGCAAAGACAATTAAGTGAGGAAATCGGAGAGTTTGCAACTAAGGTTCCTGATATCATAAAAGAATATAAAGGCGAATGCATTTATGCCGGAGGGGAGGATTTTTTAGGCTTCTTTCCGGTAAGTAAAGCTATTCGTGCACTTATGGCATTACGTGAGAAATTTCAAGAAATGGTTCATAATACATTTAGCGCAGGGATTGTGTATGCACATCTCATGCCTCCGCTTAAAAATGTGCTCAATTTGGCAGATGAAATGGAGCGGCTGGCAAAAAAGGATAAAAACTCATATGCCATAACTGTATATAAGCGCTCTGGAAAAGAAACAATTGTATGCAATCCATTCGGCGAAAGCTGTGCAAGTTTGGATGCCTTACAGAAAATATATGAATCAGTCAGTTCAGGCACTCTCTCAGTATCCAGCATTTATTCGCTTCTTTCTGTGCTGCAAGAGCTTTTGGACGGCGGACAAGCTTTTCAAGAAGAAATGCTAAAGCCTCTTGTTGTTTCGAGCATCTGCCCTCCGGAAGGTAAAGAAGATATTATAACTGAAATTTTAAATTTATTTGAGCAATGCAATCATGATTTAGAAAATTTCACTTCTGCTCTGAAAATTGCCGCGTTCTTAGGAAAGGAGGAAGTTCCTTGTACTACCAAATAGATGCGATAGATTCGTGGTTCTTTAGAGATGCAGCACCATTCGATGCCGGCGGCGTGAACAACTACGCTGAAAGCATTTTCCCACCGTTTCCGTATGTTTATGCTGGTGCGTTAAGAAACTGTGCAGTGCCGATTGAAAACCCAGACTGCAACAAGAATACTTTCTCCAGGCGATTAAGGATAGGATGGAATGGTGTTATTGCAGACAACCACATAATGTTTCCAATTCCCCTTGATCTATATATCGAAGAAAATGATGGTCGATTCATTGCCCATGAATTAGGCTTATCATCCGCGGCTGGGAGCAGTTTTCCTCTTGCCTATTTTCTAAAATCACCGCAAAAAAATAAAAAACCACCTCATGTCAACGGTGGAGCCTATATAAACGAAAAAGTAATGAGAGATTACTTATATGCTGAAACATCAGATTTTTCGGTATGTCCATTGGGTGACTACATCATAAAAGAAAACCGTATTGGAAATGGTATCGATGACAACAAGAGAATGGCAGCCACTGGGAAGCTTTATCAGCAAACTTTGATAATTCCATCTAATGAAGAACATCGATGCAGTCTGGCGCTGGAGGCATCAGGCATTAAATCTCCGGAAAAATCGATTATACATATAGGAGGAGATGGAAAACTAGGTATCGTTACCCGCATAGAAAAAGAGCTTCCGATTCCTGAACCTCCGAATATTGACAGCGACTGTTTCAAACTGTATCTTGCCACGCCCGCTATCTTTGAAAAGGGTTGGCTACCCGGCTGGATTAATAGTGAAACTATGACAGGAACTTTCACCCATGATAAACACAGTGTTCGCGTGAAGCTTTTTAGCGCTGCTGTTGGAAGACCAGTTGCAGTAGGTGGGTTCACTTGCAAGAAAAATGAAAAGTCATCAGAAAAGCTCCATGATGGAAAAGACTACAAGTTAAAACCAACGCCCAAAGAAATGCGCTACGCCGTACCGGCAGGTAGTGTGTACTATTTTAAGCTGCTGGATGGAAACATGAAAGATGTAATACGCCTTTTCCATAAAAAATGCATAAGTGAATACCGCGAATCACTTGGGTTTGAACATTGGAAAATTAGCCGCCTGCGCTATTGCAGCCGCGGTTTCGGTTATTGTTTAGTCGGGGCGATAAGTAAACATAAGAGAGGAGAAATTCACGATGTATGATCAAAAGAAAGTTTTATTCCTAAAGGTGTTGACTCCGTTACACGCCGGAAGCGGAACTGATATTCGTTCGGTTGATCTCCCCATTCAGCGGGAAGTACATACAGGGTACCCCAAAATCGAGTCTTCAACTATAAAAGGTTGCTTGCGTGATACATTTGAATTCAATGATAAAAATAAAAATAATAATAACGACCATGAAATCATAAATGCAATATTTGGAGAAGAAGGAGCAAGCGAATTATCAGCAGCGGCAATTGCAATTACAGATGCCCGACTGCTGTTTTTCCCCGTTCGTTCTGCAAAAGGCATTTACGCTTTGATTACTTGTCCTATGGTTATAAAAAGATTTCAAAATGACATGGAATCTTTTGGTGTAAAGAATAAAATTTGCATACCATCAGACGCGCCCGCTTTGGCAAGTGAAAACAATATTCTTTCATTGGACAATAATGCCGGCAAGTATTCAATATTGTTAGATGAATTTCGATACTATATTGGAAAAAGTCCTGACTTTGAGCGGTGTTGCAATGATCTCAAGCATTATATCGGCCTGACGGAGGACATAGCTGAAAGAGCTGTTCTACTCCCCGACGACGATTTTAAAGACTTTGTTACACACGCGACATCTATTGTCACCAGAATAAAAATCGGTAACAATGGAGTTGTTGAGAATAAAGCCCTTTTTACTGAAGAATATCTGCCGGAGGAAAGCATCCTTTACAGTTTTATAATGATGTCAGATGCCAAATTAGATTCAAAACCGGATTCAAAAGAACCTAAATACAAGGCACCAGAACTTATGGGCTTCTTCTCTGATAAACTCCCACCTGTTTTTCAAATAGGCGCAGATGCAACGCTTGGTAAAGGTTTTGTCATGACCTATTTAAAAGGCGGTGATACAAATGACTAAAAACGTTGTAAACGAACGGGCAAAATTTGCGTTTGAAAAGGTCTCAAAATTGCACGGTGAAGCTCTTCAAAAATACCGCAGTCACGTTCGTTCTCTTCCTGCCATGATTTTAAGCAATGGATTTGGACTTGCCATGGCGTTCATTTACTCAAAAAGTGATTATAGAATATTTTATAAACATATTAATGAATGGTTTAAAGAACAAAAAACACCGGGATTTGATGGTAACGATTTGATGGGTATTATTGCAGAGAGTGAGATTGATACATATCGGTTTCTTGAAGCTGAAACTCTTGCTCTGCTCGAATGGCTGAAACGCTTTGCTGAAGGGGCGGATTCACAATGAAAAAGAAACAACAACGTAACAATCAAAATGATGACCGAAATGAAATTCTGCCCCAAGGAACCTCCGATCTTATATATCACTATAAAAATCAAATTGATAATCTATTTTTAAAGTTTTGCAGGTATGCATATTTAAGCAAAGGTAAGGTAACACCATATTTTCAAATTAAGCAATCTTATTCTCTAAAATATAGCAACAACGCAAATGATACAATAAAGAATTTGCTGAACGATTTAGATGGCAAGACGCAATATTTGCTGACAACGTTAAATATACAATATAGGAAGTTTACTATAGAGCAAGGTGACTCCCGCTGGGCAATCGGTATCGGTGGAGTGTCGCCATTTGGCAATTTATCAGTTTCAACTCTGCACCCTGTTTATGGGATACCTTACATCCCTGCCAGCACATTGAAAGGTCTTATGCGCCATTGTTGGATTGAAATAAATTGCAATGGCGATAATGACGCTGAGGAAGTGCTGCGGCTGTTCGGTTCGTCCGAGAACGAAACGCCTAAAGATGAATTAGAACATGAAAATAGAATGGGACAGCTTATTTTTTTCGACAGTTACCCAGACGCAAAATGTAACGGAACATTGTATAGAGATGTGATTACTCCACTTTATCCTCTTTACTATAATAATTTTGGAGGTAAACCGCCTACGGATGACCAGAAGCCAGTGCCTATCGAATTCATATGTATTGAAAATATGCAGTTCAATATTTACATCGGTTCATATGAACCGTTAAGTAATGATGAAAAATCAAAACTTGAAAATACACTGAGTTATGTATTTTCAGAACAAGGTATTGGGGCAAAAACTTCATTGGGATATGGACGAGGAAAGTTAAAACCTGTTTGACAATTGCTACTCTAAAGATATGAGATATTTATTCCTAATTTTAAGCATCATTACTACTCAGACTTAATAATGCCCTTCGGATAAATTCAGCCAGCCTTTTGCCACATCGGCAAAAGACTGGCTCTTATTTTTAGAGAGCGAGGCAGTTTTATCATGGGGTAAAAAGTTTGTATATTATCTCATATCTATGATATAATTTTTCATAATAATAACTTAATGTTCTATTTTTATTTATGTTTATACAAATGTAGCGCAGCAAGGAATTCGCAGATATTTGGGACAGAGGGATTAAAAATGTATTCAGTCGTTTTGGATTCTGTATGCAAAAGCTATCCTAATGGTGCAGAGCCGTTGGTGATTTTGGATAATGCGTCTTATCAGTTCGAAACCGGCAAGTTTTACAGTGTAGTCGGCCGGTCCGGGCTTGGAAAAACAACATTGGTCAGTATTATTGGTACCGTTGAAAAGGCTGACAGCGGCTCTGTTATCGTATGCGATCACAACCTTTCTGATGTGAATCAAAAACAGATAACAGAAATCAGGAGAAAGCATATTGGTTTTGTATTTCAGAATTTTTCACTTATCGAACGGTATAGCGTCCTTGACAACTTGGAAATCCCCTTATATTTTGCGGGAATTAAAAACTCCAGCCAACGCTTAAAAATGATTAAAGATGCAATAAATTCTGTAGGAATTCCCGAAAACAAACTGCAGAAGCCTGTTTCAACATTAAGCGGAGGAGAAAAACAGCGGATTGCTATTTGCCGCGCTTTGATTAATTCGCCATCGGTGATTATTGCCGATGAACCCACCGGAAATCTGGATGAAGAGAACGAACAAAAAATAATCCAAATTTTTATGGACATAAAACAGCAGAAAAACTGCACGATTATTATGGTTACGCATAATCTTAAAATCGCCAATAAAGCGGATGTAACTGTGACGCTTAAGAATGGCAAGATTGTCGAGGCGGATGAGACAAAATGAAATTCTATTTTAAAATGGCCGTTAAAAGCATTCTCTCAAACAGGAAAAAATTTATACATAATATTGCGGGCGTTTCAGTAGGTGTACTTCTTTTAGTTTTAGTTGCTTCCCTTTCAAGTTCTTTTAAAGATGTGCTATACTCTCAAATGAAAATATCAGACGATAAAGTAATGACTATTGCTGTTGGCAACAGAAAAAACACACTTACATATTGGTGTCTTCCTGTTTACGACAACTCTACGCTTGACATTGTAAACAGCGAAAAAAACATCGCTAAAAGCACCGGAATCAAAGATATAGATGTAACATCTGTATTTTATAAAGATTCCGAAGGAAAAAACAAAATAATTTTATCTTCGAAGATTGATTCTTCAAATCAAGTGTTTCTTGATTTGTATAGGGTTAAAATAAAGCAAGGTACTTTCTGCGCAAATAAAGATGAAGTGATTATTGGAGCCGATATTGCCAAAACGTATGGAATTAAATTTGGTGACTCTATTGACATAGAGTATTTGGGGAAAAAATATACGTTTAAAGTTTCTGGTATCCTCGACAAGATGAGGAGAATGGGATACTCTAACATCACGGATGTAATAAACAATATTATTCTAATAAGCGAAGAAAGCCCTATTGTTAAAGACAGCAAATACAGCGCAATACTTGCTGAGGTAACTGATGTAAATTTACTTGAGCAAGAATCAAAGCGGATTACCGATTTATTGAATACAAAATCTAATATGTCACAAGAATTGATCGACACAGGTCTTGACGCTATCGTAGTGAATAATCTCGCTATTTTAGAGATGATAAACGGGTATTTCAAATATGTAAATATGTTTATCATTTTGCTCTTCCTTATTACTTCACTCATTGTAGTACTGAATTTCTCAAATATAATGACTATTACAATAATGGGCCGGAAACGGGAAATCGGTATAATGAAAATTATCGGCGGCAGCAATTCACAGATTTCAAAGTTTTACTCGGTTGAATGCATGTTTACTGGTATTGTTGGCTCCGTTATCGGTTTAATTCTGGGCATATTGATTTATCTGTTGATAATATTTGCACTAAATTGGACGTTTAGGCTGTCTCTGATTGTTTGCTTATTTGCTTTACTCGTCGGTATTATAAGCCCAACACTCGCTGGCGTGCTCACTCAAAGGAAAATTAAGAAGCAGACAATCTCGGATATATTTAACGAGTAAGTTATAAAGGCACAGTGGTGAATATAGTATAAAAATAAAGGCGCGGTAAGAAACCGCGCCTTTTTAATAATTAAATGGACAAAGTTTGGACAAAATCTAATTTTCTTAATGAAAAGAACCACATGAAAAAGTAGAACCTTCATAACCTCTTCGGTTATGAAGGTTTGTTTATGGTGCCGGTGGCGAGGGTCGAACTCGCACGGTGTCGCCACCACGGGATTTTGAGTCCCGCACGTCTGCCAATTCCATCACACCGGCAAAACAACAATGAGTATTATACACTATAAAGCACTATAAATCAAGTGCTTTTACATCATATAAAGTAAAAGAGAATTTATTGCCCCGCTTTTATAAGCGGGACAATAAATATTCAGCTAATTACTACTCCGCATAAACACTTACACGCTTGCGGTCACGGCCGAAACGCTCGAACTTAACCCTGCCGTTGACTTTTGCAAAGAGTGTATCGTCACTGCCGCGGCCAACATTAACACCCGGATGAATGTGTGTTCCACGCTGGCGTACAAGTATATTGCCTGCGAGAACGTACTGGCCGTCGGCACGCTTTACGCCAAGACGCTTTGACTCACTGTCACGTCCGTTCTTTGTAGAACCGACACCTTTTTTATGGGCGAAATGCTGCATTGATATAATAAGCATATATTACACCTCCGTATCGTAAACACTTATAGTCCCCTTGTACTGCTTTGACAGCAGCAACAAATGCAGGCGCAATCCAGCGATAACAGACATTGCACTTTCTGTTTTTTCACCGCTGTTACAATCAAGCTTCAATGATATCGTACCATTAACATTCTTTACTGCGGCGTCGGCTCCGATTATTTCGGTGACTGTATTCGCCGCCATTTGAACTGCCGACGATACACTGGCACAAACAATATCATGTCCTCTTTCAGCATACCCTGCATGGCCCGATATGCTGAATCCGCAGTAATTATCATCAACCTTGAAAAACTGCGCCTTAATCACAATTAAGCCTCAATTTTTTCAATCTGGACCTTAGTGTATGGCTGCCTATGTCCTTTTTTCCTGCGGTAATTCTTCTTGGCCTTGTATTTGAAAACAATGACCTTTTTGCCTTTACCGTTCTTGAGGATCTTTGCTGTTACTTTCGCGCCATCAACATAAGGCGTTCCGGCAACAAAACCATCATCCTTGCCTACGGCGACAACTTTATCGAAAGATACTGATTCGCCCTCATCAAGGCCGAGTTTTTCAATAAAAACTGTGTCGCCCTCCTGCACACGGTACTGCTTACCGCCTGTTTCGATTATTGCATACATTACTAAAGGCACCTGCCTTATTACAATCTCGCTGCACGGGGCGATGCAAAACTGCATACTTTAAAGCCCATAGCACGCGGCATATTAAATTCTACCACAAGATAATTCAAATGTCAATCTAAAGAAATGCGATTTTTGCTTTTATTTAATAAAACAGTTCTTATGTAAGGCGGCTTATGCCGCTCTGAAATTATTGAAGATTATAGAAGGCGCCAAGTCCGGGGTACTCTGCTGCTCCCCGCAGTTCCTCCTCAATGCGAAGGAGCCGGTTATACTTTGCGACACGTTCACTTCTCGCAGGAGCGCCTGTCTTTATCTGGCCGGCATTGACCGCAACAGCAATGTCCGCTATCGTGGTATCCTCTGTTTCGCCGGAACGGTGGGATATTATTGTTGTGTAGCCGCTGCGTTGTGCCTTTGCAATAGCCTCAAATGTTTCAGTGAGCGTGCCAATCTGGTTTACCTTAATGAGAATTGAATTGGCTGCCCCCAGCAGTATGCCCTTCTGAAGCCTCTTTGCATTGGTTACAAACAGGTCGTCGCCGACGAGCTGGATATCGGACCCGAGTGCATTAGTCAGCATTGTCCACGAGTCCCAATCCTCTTCCGCAAAGCCGTCCTCGATAGATACAATCGGATAAGCACCGACAAGTTCCTGCCAATACCCCATCAGGTCTTGAACGCTCATGCGCTTATTCATCTTAGGTAGCAGATAACTGCCGTCATCCTGTTTCCATTCTGAGGACGCCGCGTCAATCGCAATTAAAAATTGCGTGCCCAGTGAATAACCGGATTTTGTTATCGCTTCCACAATGGCGTCGAGAGCTTCCCTGTCGCTGCCTAAGTTCGGCGCATATCCGCCCTCGTCGCCTATGCCGGACGCCAAACCCTTTGAGGCAAGCACCTTGCCGAGGTTATGATAAACTTCAGCGCACCACTGCAAGCCTTGTGAGAAACTTTCCGCACCGACAGGCATTATCATAAATTCTTGAATGTCGATGTTATTTTTGGCGTGCGCGCCGCCGTTTAATATATTCATCATAGGAACCGGGAGCGTGTTGGCTCTTTGCCCGCCTAAGTGGCGGTAAAGAGGTATGTTCAGCGCTTTTGCCGCCGCTTTCGCATTGGCAAGGGATATAGCGAGAATGGCGTTTGCGCCAAGTCTTGACTTATTCGGTGTCCCGTCAAGCACAACCATACGCCTGTCAAGCTCCGCCTGTGCCAACGCGTCCATGCCTATCAGTGTATTCCTAAGTTCGCCGTTAATATTGCCGACTGCCTTTGTTACACCGCGCCCCATGTAGCGTTTCGGGTCGCCGTCCCGCAGCTCATGTGCTTCAAAAGCACCTGTAGAGGCTCCCGACGGCACCGCGGCACAAGCACAAACGCCGTTTTCAATCGTTACCTCCGCTTCT
This DNA window, taken from [Clostridium] cellulosi, encodes the following:
- the eno gene encoding Enolase (High confidence in function and specificity), translating into MSFKLPIKDIHGREILDSRGNPTVEAEVTIENGVCACAAVPSGASTGAFEAHELRDGDPKRYMGRGVTKAVGNINGELRNTLIGMDALAQAELDRRMVVLDGTPNKSRLGANAILAISLANAKAAAKALNIPLYRHLGGQRANTLPVPMMNILNGGAHAKNNIDIQEFMIMPVGAESFSQGLQWCAEVYHNLGKVLASKGLASGIGDEGGYAPNLGSDREALDAIVEAITKSGYSLGTQFLIAIDAASSEWKQDDGSYLLPKMNKRMSVQDLMGYWQELVGAYPIVSIEDGFAEEDWDSWTMLTNALGSDIQLVGDDLFVTNAKRLQKGILLGAANSILIKVNQIGTLTETFEAIAKAQRSGYTTIISHRSGETEDTTIADIAVAVNAGQIKTGAPARSERVAKYNRLLRIEEELRGAAEYPGLGAFYNLQ
- a CDS encoding 50S ribosomal protein L21 (High confidence in function and specificity), whose amino-acid sequence is MYAIIETGGKQYRVQEGDTVFIEKLGLDEGESVSFDKVVAVGKDDGFVAGTPYVDGAKVTAKILKNGKGKKVIVFKYKAKKNYRRKKGHRQPYTKVQIEKIEA